In the genome of Polaribacter atrinae, one region contains:
- a CDS encoding GNAT family N-acetyltransferase, producing the protein MEIVIANKSHTVYADIICKTIEDAAQVRGTGIAKRKPEYVATKMENGNAVIALDNGKFAGFCYIEQWGHGKFVANSGLIVHPDYRNIGLSKKIKQKIFEHSRTKFPDAKVFSITTGFAVMKLNSDLGYKPVPFSELTDDQSFWDGCQTCRNYDVLTRTDRKMCLCTGMLFDPTKIKKDEKIAFKEKTFKRLKRIKEALFLKKNKE; encoded by the coding sequence ATGGAAATTGTAATTGCTAACAAATCACATACTGTTTACGCAGATATTATTTGCAAAACGATAGAAGATGCTGCTCAAGTTAGAGGAACAGGTATCGCAAAAAGAAAACCAGAATACGTTGCCACAAAAATGGAAAACGGTAATGCTGTTATAGCATTAGACAATGGTAAGTTTGCGGGTTTCTGTTATATAGAACAATGGGGACATGGTAAATTTGTTGCCAACTCTGGTTTAATTGTACATCCTGATTACAGAAATATAGGGTTATCTAAAAAAATTAAACAAAAGATATTTGAGCACTCTAGAACAAAATTTCCAGATGCCAAAGTGTTTAGTATTACAACGGGGTTTGCTGTTATGAAATTAAATAGCGATTTAGGCTATAAACCTGTACCTTTCTCTGAATTAACAGACGATCAGTCTTTTTGGGATGGTTGCCAAACGTGTAGAAACTATGATGTTTTAACAAGAACAGATAGAAAAATGTGTTTGTGTACAGGAATGCTTTTCGATCCTACAAAAATAAAAAAAGACGAGAAAATAGCATTTAAAGAAAAAACATTCAAAAGATTAAAAAGAATTAAAGAAGCATTGTTTCTAAAAAAAAATAAAGAATAA
- a CDS encoding glutamate-5-semialdehyde dehydrogenase yields the protein MNTLLSIETRNAVLHTMATLLDKERAAIVSINKKDLEAYKGDDISMFDRLKADDKKVDEMIAAAKHLASQGDPVGVERFSFKHDNGMQVYNKTASFGTILIIYESRPDVTVEAAGIAFKSGNKILLKGGKESLNSNLKIVELWHQALKQHNASTDWVEYLQFNRTETQAFLEKPTQKVDLIVPRGGERLIAFVKEHATCPVIISGRGNNFVYVEKEADLDIAIDVIINGKSKISACNAVDKVLIDENLQDKEAFINKLISKLNTTKIQVLGDATIAKNHNLEQISSNEVWYEEFLDYKIVVGEIASNSDAIAMINKYAGGHSSAIITKEIEVAKVFMENVDTAVVYHNASTRFTDGGQLGLGGELAISTDKLHQRGPIGLQHLVTNKWYVHGNGQVRS from the coding sequence ATGAACACATTATTATCCATAGAAACTAGAAATGCCGTTCTACATACAATGGCAACACTTTTAGATAAAGAAAGAGCTGCTATTGTTAGCATCAACAAAAAAGATTTAGAAGCTTATAAAGGGGATGACATTTCTATGTTTGATCGTTTAAAGGCAGATGATAAAAAGGTTGATGAAATGATTGCTGCTGCTAAACATTTGGCTTCGCAAGGAGATCCTGTGGGTGTAGAGCGTTTTAGTTTTAAGCATGATAACGGAATGCAGGTGTATAATAAAACGGCTTCTTTTGGTACAATTCTTATTATTTATGAATCGAGACCAGATGTTACTGTAGAAGCAGCCGGTATTGCATTTAAATCTGGAAATAAAATATTATTAAAAGGCGGTAAAGAATCTTTAAATTCTAACTTAAAAATTGTTGAATTATGGCACCAGGCTTTAAAACAACACAATGCTTCTACAGATTGGGTAGAATATTTACAATTTAACAGAACAGAAACACAAGCATTTTTAGAAAAACCAACTCAAAAAGTAGATTTAATTGTACCAAGAGGTGGAGAACGTTTAATTGCTTTTGTGAAAGAACATGCTACTTGCCCTGTTATTATTAGCGGACGAGGAAACAACTTTGTCTATGTAGAAAAAGAAGCCGATTTAGATATTGCTATTGATGTAATTATCAACGGAAAATCTAAAATATCTGCTTGTAATGCAGTTGACAAAGTTTTAATTGATGAAAATCTTCAGGATAAAGAAGCATTTATCAATAAGTTAATTTCTAAATTGAATACTACTAAAATTCAGGTTTTAGGCGATGCAACTATTGCTAAGAATCATAACTTAGAACAAATTTCATCAAATGAAGTTTGGTATGAAGAGTTTTTAGATTATAAAATTGTAGTTGGAGAAATAGCTTCTAATTCTGATGCTATTGCAATGATTAACAAATATGCTGGCGGACATTCATCAGCAATTATTACCAAAGAAATTGAAGTTGCTAAAGTATTTATGGAAAACGTAGATACTGCTGTAGTTTATCATAATGCTTCTACTCGTTTTACAGATGGTGGTCAGTTAGGTTTGGGTGGCGAATTAGCGATTAGTACAGACAAATTACACCAACGTGGTCCAATTGGTTTACAACACTTGGTTACCAACAAATGGTACGTTCATGGAAACGGACAAGTGAGAAGTTAA
- a CDS encoding 2TM domain-containing protein, with translation MEDLTDKKLMKAKLKIEEIKKFYKHLVTYLLVNLFLTFVWKFSFKLFGNFIISNQIDEEGFIHIPIWFIWGIFLALHALKTFGFLNIFGRDWEERKMKEFMKE, from the coding sequence ATGGAGGATTTAACGGATAAAAAATTAATGAAAGCAAAACTAAAAATTGAAGAAATTAAAAAATTCTACAAGCATCTAGTAACATATCTTTTAGTCAATCTATTTTTAACCTTTGTGTGGAAGTTTTCTTTTAAATTATTTGGAAATTTTATAATAAGTAATCAAATTGATGAAGAAGGTTTTATACATATTCCTATTTGGTTTATTTGGGGAATTTTCCTTGCTCTTCATGCTTTAAAAACGTTTGGTTTTCTTAATATATTTGGTAGAGATTGGGAAGAAAGAAAAATGAAGGAATTTATGAAAGAGTAA
- a CDS encoding LytR/AlgR family response regulator transcription factor yields the protein MNVLIIEDEKPAARRLNRMLAALNLEVQQMLHSVEESLNWLQNNEHPDLIFLDIQLSDGLSFEIFEEIEVKSAIIFTTAYDEYALKAFKLNSIDYLLKPLDEDELKVAVDKFKEHQPKQTDVQVNLDDIRRLLVNPVDRKFKKRLTIKVGQHIKIINIDEVECFYSENKSTYIHTKENRNHLLDHSLECWQEQLNPEHFFRVNRTFIVNINAIKDIIAFSNSRLKLILHSYTETEIIVSRERVKDFKNWID from the coding sequence ATGAATGTATTAATAATTGAAGATGAAAAACCTGCAGCAAGAAGGTTAAACCGAATGTTAGCAGCATTAAATTTAGAAGTTCAGCAGATGTTACATTCTGTAGAAGAGTCTTTAAATTGGTTGCAAAACAATGAACATCCAGATTTAATATTTTTAGACATTCAACTTTCTGATGGTTTGTCTTTTGAGATTTTTGAAGAAATTGAAGTAAAATCTGCCATTATTTTTACGACTGCTTATGATGAATATGCATTAAAAGCCTTTAAGCTAAATAGCATCGACTATTTATTAAAACCTTTAGATGAAGACGAACTAAAAGTTGCGGTAGATAAGTTTAAAGAACATCAACCAAAACAAACAGATGTTCAAGTAAACTTAGATGATATTCGTAGATTATTGGTAAACCCAGTAGATAGAAAATTTAAGAAAAGACTGACAATTAAAGTAGGACAGCATATAAAAATTATAAATATAGATGAGGTAGAGTGTTTTTACAGCGAAAATAAATCGACCTATATTCATACCAAGGAAAATAGAAATCATCTGTTAGATCATTCTTTAGAGTGTTGGCAAGAACAATTAAATCCGGAACATTTTTTTAGAGTAAACCGTACTTTTATAGTAAACATAAATGCGATAAAAGACATTATTGCCTTTTCTAATTCTCGTTTAAAATTGATTTTACATTCGTATACCGAAACAGAAATTATTGTAAGTAGAGAACGTGTAAAAGATTTTAAAAATTGGATTGACTGA
- a CDS encoding argininosuccinate synthase translates to MKKLVIAYSGGLDTSYCAVSLSKEYDVHAVSVNTGGFTTEEIKHIESNAYKMGVTTYKNIDAVATFYNKVVKYLIFGNVLKNSTYPLSVSAERIIQAIEIVEYAKSIGAEYIAHGSTGAGNDQVRFDMIFQTLAPGIKIITPIRDQKLTRQEEIDYLKSEGIDMPWEKSKYSVNKGLWGTSVGGVETLKSELPLPSEAYPSQLEKEGEEKVTLTFKNGEFVALNGQENNPEVNIENLNNIASKFAIGRDIHVGDTIVGTKGRVGFEAAAALITVKAHHLLEKHTLTKWQLQHKEYLSSFYGMHLHEGQYLDPVMRDTEAFLQSSQKMVSGNVVVSLKPYHFSLDGIISDHDLMSSAFSTYGEENKAWTADDAKGFIKILGNQNKIYRQVNQ, encoded by the coding sequence ATGAAAAAATTAGTTATTGCGTATAGTGGTGGATTAGATACTTCGTATTGTGCCGTAAGTTTATCAAAAGAATATGATGTACATGCCGTAAGTGTTAACACTGGTGGTTTTACAACAGAAGAAATTAAACATATTGAGAGTAACGCCTACAAAATGGGAGTTACTACTTATAAAAATATTGATGCCGTTGCTACTTTTTACAATAAAGTAGTAAAGTATTTAATTTTTGGAAACGTATTAAAAAATAGTACCTACCCGCTTTCTGTTAGTGCAGAAAGAATTATTCAGGCAATTGAAATTGTAGAATACGCTAAGAGTATTGGTGCAGAATATATTGCACACGGAAGTACAGGTGCAGGAAATGACCAAGTTCGTTTTGATATGATTTTTCAAACCTTAGCTCCTGGTATTAAAATTATTACGCCAATTAGAGACCAAAAATTAACAAGACAAGAAGAAATAGATTATTTAAAGTCTGAAGGAATTGATATGCCTTGGGAAAAATCTAAATATTCTGTAAACAAAGGCCTTTGGGGAACGAGTGTTGGTGGAGTTGAAACATTAAAATCTGAACTTCCTTTACCTAGTGAAGCATACCCTTCTCAATTAGAAAAAGAAGGTGAAGAAAAAGTTACCTTAACTTTTAAAAATGGTGAATTTGTTGCTTTAAACGGACAAGAAAACAATCCAGAAGTAAATATTGAAAACCTAAATAATATTGCATCAAAATTTGCAATTGGTAGAGATATTCATGTTGGAGATACTATTGTGGGTACAAAAGGAAGAGTTGGTTTTGAAGCTGCTGCTGCTTTAATCACCGTAAAAGCACACCACTTGTTAGAGAAACATACCTTAACAAAATGGCAATTACAACACAAAGAGTATTTATCTAGTTTCTACGGAATGCATTTACATGAAGGTCAATATTTAGATCCTGTAATGAGAGATACGGAAGCTTTTTTACAAAGTTCTCAAAAAATGGTTTCTGGTAATGTAGTGGTTTCTTTAAAACCGTATCATTTTTCTTTAGACGGAATAATTTCTGACCACGATTTAATGTCTAGTGCATTTAGTACGTATGGTGAAGAAAATAAAGCTTGGACAGCTGATGATGCGAAAGGATTTATTAAAATCTTAGGAAATCAGAATAAAATATATAGACAAGTAAATCAATAG
- a CDS encoding 2TM domain-containing protein — translation MEREFTQEQKYILAKNRVEKIAKFYKHMATYVVVNIFLSAIFIVGDVNDGDTFNEALFNYHNYKIWFYWGIGIVFQALNTFGLSLFLDKDWEQKKIEKYMNEQHKRR, via the coding sequence ATGGAACGAGAATTTACACAAGAACAGAAATATATATTAGCTAAAAATAGAGTCGAAAAAATTGCTAAGTTTTATAAGCACATGGCAACGTATGTGGTTGTAAATATTTTTTTAAGTGCAATTTTTATTGTTGGAGATGTAAATGACGGAGACACTTTTAACGAGGCGTTGTTTAATTATCATAATTATAAAATTTGGTTTTATTGGGGAATTGGGATTGTTTTTCAGGCTTTAAATACTTTTGGGTTGTCGTTATTTCTAGACAAAGATTGGGAACAAAAGAAGATTGAGAAATATATGAACGAACAACATAAAAGAAGATAG
- a CDS encoding aspartate aminotransferase family protein yields the protein MPLFNVYPLYDVTPVKAKGLYVYDEKKTEYLDLYGGHAVISIGHAHPKYVEAITKQVSKLGFYSNAIQNPLQVQLADKLEVLSGCKDYELFLCNSGAEANENALKLASFKTNKSRVIAFKNGFHGRTSAAVAATDNKNIIAPINAQQKVTILDLNDIDSVKTELEKGDVCAVIVEFIQGVGGLDEATADFFEQVDVLCKANNTFFIADEVQSGYGRSGKFFAFQHYNVTPDVISIAKGMGNGFPIGGILIHPSIESKFGMLGTTFGGNHLACAAGLAVLNVIEEENLIDNVNEMSCYFMKIAKTIPQIKNIKGRGLMLGLEFDFEVGDLRKKLIYDYQIFTGGAMNKNLLRILPPLTINKGHINQFFEALVEALEE from the coding sequence ATGCCATTATTTAACGTTTATCCACTGTACGATGTTACACCTGTAAAAGCTAAAGGGCTTTATGTTTATGACGAAAAAAAAACGGAATATTTAGATTTATATGGTGGTCATGCTGTAATTTCTATTGGGCACGCACACCCTAAATATGTAGAAGCTATTACCAAGCAAGTTTCAAAACTAGGTTTTTATTCCAATGCTATTCAGAATCCTTTACAAGTTCAATTAGCAGATAAATTAGAAGTACTTTCTGGTTGTAAAGACTACGAATTATTTTTATGTAATTCTGGTGCAGAAGCAAACGAAAACGCATTAAAACTAGCTTCTTTTAAAACGAACAAGTCTAGAGTTATTGCTTTTAAAAATGGTTTTCATGGTAGAACTTCTGCTGCGGTTGCTGCAACTGATAATAAAAATATTATTGCACCAATTAACGCACAACAAAAAGTTACTATTTTAGATTTAAATGATATTGATAGCGTAAAAACAGAACTTGAAAAAGGAGATGTTTGTGCTGTAATTGTAGAATTTATACAAGGAGTTGGTGGTTTAGATGAAGCTACCGCAGATTTTTTTGAACAAGTAGATGTTCTTTGTAAAGCAAATAATACTTTTTTTATTGCGGATGAAGTACAGTCTGGTTATGGTAGATCTGGTAAGTTTTTTGCTTTTCAGCATTATAATGTAACTCCAGATGTTATTTCTATTGCAAAAGGAATGGGAAATGGTTTTCCTATTGGAGGAATTTTAATTCACCCAAGCATCGAATCTAAATTCGGAATGTTAGGTACTACTTTTGGAGGAAATCATTTGGCTTGTGCTGCTGGTTTAGCTGTTTTAAATGTTATTGAAGAAGAAAACTTAATTGACAACGTAAATGAAATGTCTTGCTATTTTATGAAAATTGCAAAGACAATTCCGCAGATAAAAAATATTAAAGGAAGAGGATTAATGCTTGGTTTAGAATTCGACTTTGAAGTTGGAGATTTACGCAAGAAATTAATTTACGATTATCAAATATTTACTGGTGGCGCCATGAATAAAAATTTGTTAAGAATTTTACCTCCACTAACCATTAATAAAGGGCACATCAATCAGTTTTTTGAAGCTTTGGTTGAAGCCTTGGAAGAATAA
- the proC gene encoding pyrroline-5-carboxylate reductase — protein MKAAIIGAGSLGQSIAKGLLKNKVVSSLYLTKRNTNSIADFNAYDEVVLTSDNEEAVKNSDILIFAVQPRHLEQILKNLKPLLNENHVIITVITGFSIEKIEAIIGVDRFIIRSMPNTAAAVGQSMTCLSPNTKGKEKIALAKTIFNSLGQSLEIPEDQLQAATVICASGIAFWMRLIRATTQGAIQLGFEADEAHKLAMQTCFGAASLLKESGNHPEAEIDRVTTPGGCTIEGLNEMEHQGLSSSLIKGINKSFDKINQIKN, from the coding sequence ATGAAAGCAGCAATTATTGGAGCAGGAAGTTTAGGACAATCTATCGCCAAAGGTTTATTAAAAAACAAGGTGGTAAGTTCTTTGTATTTAACAAAACGTAATACAAACTCAATAGCAGATTTTAACGCTTATGATGAAGTGGTTTTAACTTCGGATAACGAAGAAGCTGTAAAAAATTCTGATATTTTAATATTTGCTGTTCAACCGAGACATTTAGAACAAATTTTAAAAAATTTAAAACCTCTTTTAAATGAAAACCATGTGATAATTACAGTTATTACTGGTTTTTCTATCGAAAAAATTGAAGCTATTATTGGAGTTGATCGATTTATTATTCGTTCTATGCCAAATACAGCTGCTGCAGTTGGGCAATCTATGACGTGTCTTTCTCCGAATACAAAAGGGAAAGAAAAGATAGCATTAGCTAAAACTATTTTTAATAGTTTAGGGCAATCTTTAGAAATTCCGGAAGATCAATTACAAGCTGCAACGGTTATTTGTGCAAGCGGAATTGCTTTTTGGATGCGTTTAATTCGTGCAACAACACAAGGTGCAATTCAGTTAGGTTTCGAGGCCGATGAAGCACATAAATTGGCAATGCAAACTTGTTTTGGTGCTGCTAGTTTATTAAAAGAATCTGGCAATCATCCGGAAGCAGAAATAGACAGAGTAACTACTCCTGGAGGTTGTACCATAGAAGGTTTAAACGAAATGGAACACCAAGGTTTAAGCTCTTCTTTAATTAAAGGAATCAACAAATCATTTGATAAAATCAACCAAATAAAAAACTAA
- a CDS encoding nuclear transport factor 2 family protein, with protein MDNKEIIKKFYTSFSNGNVTGMLECYHKDIVFKDAVFGKLEGDRAFKMWEMLLSQKKQDTIINFSNIETTAESRISLRRQKKKSC; from the coding sequence ATGGATAATAAAGAAATAATAAAGAAGTTTTACACGTCATTTTCTAATGGAAATGTAACAGGAATGCTAGAATGTTATCATAAGGATATTGTCTTTAAAGATGCTGTATTCGGAAAACTAGAAGGCGATAGAGCTTTTAAAATGTGGGAAATGCTACTATCTCAGAAAAAGCAAGACACTATTATTAACTTTAGTAATATAGAAACAACTGCAGAAAGCAGAATATCTTTACGGAGACAAAAAAAGAAAAGTTGTTAA
- a CDS encoding DUF2141 domain-containing protein, with product MKLIFAILVTVMLFITNTVTAQNNTITATVVNITSDTGKVAFALYDKTNFRLKPLQSNNVIIDKGKSTVTFKDIEAGEYAIICFHDKNENSKMDFKTNGMPLEDYGASNNNMSFGPPKFEDAKFSVTDKNVSLEIKF from the coding sequence ATGAAACTTATTTTCGCAATTTTAGTAACTGTAATGCTATTCATTACAAACACAGTAACAGCTCAGAACAACACAATTACAGCAACTGTTGTAAATATTACTTCAGATACTGGTAAAGTAGCCTTTGCTTTATATGACAAAACAAATTTTAGATTAAAACCTTTACAATCTAATAATGTGATTATTGATAAAGGAAAAAGTACAGTAACTTTTAAAGACATAGAAGCTGGTGAATATGCTATTATTTGTTTTCATGATAAAAACGAGAATAGTAAAATGGATTTTAAAACGAATGGAATGCCTTTAGAGGATTATGGAGCTTCTAATAATAATATGTCTTTTGGCCCTCCTAAATTTGAAGATGCAAAATTTAGCGTTACTGATAAAAATGTATCTTTAGAAATTAAATTTTAA
- a CDS encoding putative signal transducing protein, producing MSLITIQKSHNVSDLFILKSSLEHDGIKCFLLNEFTTQIMSHMGSFEVELQVHAADIDRVKEILAEVNQIE from the coding sequence ATGAGCTTAATAACAATTCAAAAATCACATAACGTTTCCGATTTATTTATACTAAAAAGTAGTTTAGAGCATGATGGAATTAAATGTTTTTTACTAAATGAATTTACAACTCAAATAATGTCACATATGGGATCATTTGAAGTTGAGCTACAAGTTCATGCTGCAGATATAGATAGGGTGAAAGAAATTTTAGCAGAAGTTAATCAAATTGAGTAG
- the argC gene encoding N-acetyl-gamma-glutamyl-phosphate reductase — protein sequence MKKLEVGIIGGAGYTAGELIRLLLNHPETNINFVYSTSNAGNKLYKVHQDLIGDTEIDFTSEINTDVDVLFLCLGHGNSTAFLEKTTFSDNTKIIDLSNDFRLLADKNFEGKEFIYGLPELDKESIKTAKYIANPGCFATALQLAILPLAANGLLQNDIHINAVTGATGAGTSLSTTTHFTYRDNNFSHYKAFNHQHLGEINQSVNRLQSDFNSEINFMPNRGNFSRGIFATTYTKFEGSIEEATKMYKEYYKDAAFTFVSDTDVHMKQVVNTNKCIIGLEKHGNKLLITSTIDNLLKGASGAAIQNLNLMYGFEESLGLNLKANYF from the coding sequence ATGAAAAAATTAGAAGTAGGAATTATAGGTGGAGCAGGTTATACAGCTGGTGAATTAATCAGATTATTATTGAACCACCCAGAAACAAATATCAATTTTGTGTACAGTACTTCTAATGCTGGCAATAAATTGTACAAAGTACATCAAGATTTAATTGGTGATACAGAAATAGATTTTACCAGCGAGATAAATACAGATGTTGATGTTTTATTTTTATGTTTAGGACATGGAAATTCAACTGCTTTTTTAGAGAAAACTACTTTTTCTGACAACACAAAAATTATTGATTTAAGTAATGATTTTAGATTACTTGCTGATAAAAACTTTGAAGGAAAAGAATTTATCTACGGTTTACCAGAGCTAGACAAAGAAAGCATAAAAACAGCAAAATATATTGCAAACCCTGGTTGTTTTGCAACTGCTTTACAATTGGCTATTTTGCCTTTGGCAGCAAATGGTTTGTTACAAAATGATATTCATATTAATGCAGTAACAGGTGCAACTGGTGCAGGAACTTCGCTTTCTACAACAACACATTTTACCTATAGAGATAATAATTTTTCTCATTATAAAGCATTTAATCATCAACATTTGGGGGAGATTAATCAGTCTGTAAATCGTTTACAAAGTGATTTTAATTCAGAAATTAACTTTATGCCAAATAGAGGTAATTTTTCTAGAGGGATTTTTGCAACCACTTACACAAAGTTTGAGGGTTCTATAGAAGAAGCTACAAAAATGTACAAAGAGTATTATAAAGATGCTGCTTTTACATTTGTTTCTGATACGGATGTGCACATGAAACAGGTTGTAAACACAAACAAATGTATCATTGGTTTAGAAAAACACGGTAATAAATTACTAATTACAAGTACTATAGATAATCTTTTAAAAGGAGCTTCTGGAGCAGCAATTCAGAATCTAAATTTAATGTATGGTTTTGAAGAATCATTAGGTTTAAATTTAAAAGCGAATTATTTCTAG
- a CDS encoding 2TM domain-containing protein, with protein sequence MESNFTEQQRFYKAQKRVKKIKGFYTHLSVYCIIIPVIIFTNLKFEPHFHWFWFSVCGWGTGLFFHWLSVFGFNLLGLGKDWEEKKIQEFMNDKN encoded by the coding sequence ATGGAATCTAATTTTACAGAACAACAGCGTTTTTATAAAGCTCAGAAAAGAGTGAAAAAGATAAAAGGATTTTATACACATTTAAGTGTTTATTGTATTATAATTCCCGTAATCATTTTTACAAACTTAAAATTCGAACCTCATTTTCATTGGTTTTGGTTTTCTGTTTGTGGTTGGGGAACAGGACTTTTCTTTCACTGGTTATCCGTTTTTGGATTTAACTTATTAGGGTTAGGGAAAGACTGGGAAGAAAAGAAGATTCAAGAATTTATGAACGATAAAAATTAA
- a CDS encoding 2TM domain-containing protein, whose amino-acid sequence MQQDFTQEVSYIRAKKRVKAIKGFYVHLIVYVLVNIFISGVIIFGLTQSGYNLVDTFSNFGVYSTWLFWGIGMFFHWMGVFGFQSLGFGKDWEEKKIKELMDQEDEYSKKR is encoded by the coding sequence ATGCAACAAGATTTTACGCAAGAAGTGAGTTACATAAGAGCGAAAAAGAGAGTAAAAGCTATTAAAGGTTTTTACGTGCATTTAATAGTGTACGTTTTGGTAAACATTTTTATAAGCGGAGTTATTATTTTTGGCTTAACACAAAGTGGTTACAATCTTGTAGATACATTTTCTAATTTTGGGGTGTATTCTACGTGGCTTTTCTGGGGAATCGGAATGTTTTTTCATTGGATGGGAGTTTTCGGGTTTCAATCTTTAGGTTTTGGTAAAGATTGGGAAGAAAAGAAAATAAAAGAATTGATGGATCAGGAAGATGAGTACAGTAAAAAAAGATAA
- a CDS encoding 2TM domain-containing protein has protein sequence MKTSNTNIYKKIKTDFIVCTKLTVVFGVIFIVINQQFGLKGIGFTFLISGMYSFTLGLGNGIINEYLNTKWDWVKETNKRVWSGIIATVIYTVIAVLIIHYIQYILLYGNSVENFFKGYLVWVHLFAIIFSLGVAAFLHAKGFMVNWKSAMTQESTQQQIVAKTEMAKFESLKNQLDPHFLFNSLNVLTSLIGENPAQAEKFTTKLSKVYRYVLEQRNKDLVPIDEELKFAKTYMQLLEMRFEDAVKFNIPDSISTNELKIVPLSLQLLLENAVKHNVVSSSKPLTISIYEEDGYLIIENNVNPKEAIGKSTKVGLQNIADRYGLITQKGVKIENNNKIFKVSLPLLYKMNDIMYTDDLENSKYVKAVERVEKLKEFYQNLASYCIVIPFLIFINLRFSPGFHWFWFPIFGWGMGLAFHFLEVNNYNIFLGSNWEDRKIKEMMDKENQHKNRR, from the coding sequence ATGAAAACATCAAACACAAATATCTATAAAAAAATAAAAACTGATTTTATAGTTTGTACAAAACTAACCGTCGTTTTTGGAGTTATTTTTATAGTTATTAATCAACAATTTGGTTTAAAAGGAATTGGTTTTACTTTTTTAATTTCGGGAATGTATTCTTTTACCTTAGGATTAGGAAATGGAATTATTAATGAATATTTAAATACAAAATGGGATTGGGTTAAAGAAACCAATAAAAGGGTTTGGTCCGGAATAATTGCTACCGTTATATATACTGTTATTGCTGTTTTAATAATTCACTACATTCAATATATACTTCTTTATGGGAATTCGGTTGAAAATTTTTTTAAAGGATATTTAGTTTGGGTACATTTATTTGCTATTATATTTTCATTAGGTGTAGCTGCTTTTTTACATGCCAAAGGCTTTATGGTCAATTGGAAATCTGCCATGACGCAAGAAAGCACACAGCAGCAGATTGTAGCAAAAACAGAAATGGCAAAGTTTGAGTCTTTAAAAAATCAATTAGATCCACATTTTTTATTTAATAGTTTAAATGTGTTAACCAGTTTGATTGGCGAAAATCCTGCGCAAGCAGAAAAATTTACCACAAAATTATCTAAAGTATATAGATATGTTTTAGAACAAAGAAATAAAGATTTAGTACCCATTGATGAAGAATTGAAATTTGCAAAAACTTATATGCAATTGTTAGAGATGCGTTTTGAAGATGCTGTAAAATTTAATATTCCAGATAGTATAAGTACTAATGAATTAAAAATTGTGCCACTTTCTTTACAACTATTGTTAGAAAATGCAGTAAAACACAATGTAGTTTCTTCTTCTAAACCTTTAACAATATCAATTTACGAAGAAGACGGTTATTTAATTATAGAAAACAACGTAAATCCTAAAGAAGCAATAGGAAAAAGCACCAAAGTTGGGTTGCAGAATATTGCAGATAGATATGGGTTGATCACTCAAAAAGGAGTGAAAATAGAAAACAACAACAAAATTTTTAAGGTGAGTTTACCTCTCTTATATAAAATGAACGATATTATGTACACAGACGATTTAGAAAATAGCAAATATGTAAAAGCAGTAGAAAGAGTAGAAAAATTAAAGGAGTTTTATCAGAATTTAGCCTCTTACTGTATTGTAATTCCTTTTTTAATTTTTATTAATTTAAGATTCTCTCCGGGGTTTCATTGGTTTTGGTTTCCAATTTTTGGATGGGGAATGGGATTAGCATTTCACTTTTTAGAAGTAAATAATTATAATATTTTCTTAGGGAGTAATTGGGAAGATAGAAAGATTAAAGAAATGATGGATAAAGAGAACCAACATAAAAATAGAAGATAA